One genomic region from Marinobacter szutsaonensis encodes:
- a CDS encoding homoserine O-acetyltransferase, whose product MPDSLPADSVGIVTPQSYHFDTPIELACGQRLGSYDLVVETYGELNADASNAVLICHALSGHHHAAGYHSMDDRKPGWWDSCIGPGKPIDTNRFFVVSLNNLGGCHGSTGPSSDNPETGKPYGPEFPVITVSDWVKSQALLADRLGIECWAAVVGGSLGGMQALQWSLDYPDRLRHAVVIASTPRLTAQNIAFNEVARQAITSDREFHGGRYYDFDTLPRRGLMLARMVGHITYLSDASMGEKFGRELREEAYKFGYDAEFQVESYLRYQGERFSESFDANTYLLMTRALDYFDPAYEHGGDLSRAIAAATCEFLVLSFSTDWRFTPQRSEEMVNAMISARKKVSYAEIDAPWGHDAFLIPTPRYTDIFTAYMDRVAREVGA is encoded by the coding sequence ATGCCCGATTCCCTGCCCGCGGATTCTGTCGGGATAGTTACCCCACAGTCTTACCACTTTGACACTCCCATCGAGCTGGCTTGCGGCCAGAGACTGGGCAGCTATGACCTGGTGGTGGAAACCTACGGCGAGCTGAACGCCGACGCCAGCAATGCCGTGCTGATCTGCCATGCCCTCAGCGGCCATCACCATGCCGCCGGTTACCACAGCATGGATGATCGCAAGCCCGGCTGGTGGGACAGTTGCATCGGTCCCGGCAAACCCATCGATACCAACCGTTTCTTCGTGGTATCCCTGAACAACCTGGGTGGCTGCCACGGCAGTACCGGCCCGAGTTCCGACAACCCGGAAACCGGCAAGCCCTATGGTCCGGAGTTCCCCGTAATCACCGTGAGTGACTGGGTGAAAAGCCAGGCCCTGCTCGCCGATCGCCTGGGCATCGAGTGCTGGGCGGCGGTGGTTGGTGGTTCCCTCGGTGGCATGCAGGCCCTGCAGTGGAGCCTCGATTACCCTGACCGGCTCCGGCACGCGGTGGTGATTGCCTCCACGCCCAGGCTGACCGCCCAGAACATCGCGTTCAACGAAGTGGCACGCCAGGCCATCACCTCCGACCGAGAATTCCATGGCGGCCGCTACTACGATTTTGACACCCTGCCCCGCCGCGGCCTGATGCTGGCGCGGATGGTCGGCCACATCACCTACCTGTCCGATGCCTCCATGGGTGAGAAGTTTGGCCGGGAGCTGAGGGAAGAAGCCTACAAGTTCGGCTATGATGCCGAGTTCCAGGTGGAGAGCTATCTGCGGTACCAGGGTGAGCGGTTTTCCGAGTCCTTCGATGCCAACACTTACCTGCTCATGACCCGGGCCCTGGACTATTTCGATCCGGCCTATGAGCACGGCGGCGACCTGTCCCGGGCAATTGCCGCGGCCACGTGCGAGTTTCTGGTGCTGTCCTTCAGCACGGACTGGCGCTTCACGCCCCAGCGCTCCGAGGAAATGGTGAACGCCATGATCTCCGCCCGCAAGAAAGTCAGCTACGCCGAGATTGACGCACCCTGGGGGCACGATGCCTTCCTGATCCCCACCCCCAGGTATACCGACATCTTCACCGCCTATATGGACCGGGTAGCCAGGGAGGTGGGCGCATGA
- a CDS encoding dynamin family protein — protein sequence MNPQGTLSQQVEAYHNWKKELIRQIGRYRLWLQDNDLFSDDISTRIRNGLELLIEDELTIAFVGEYSRGKTELINALFFSEYGQRMLPSQAGRTTMCPTELFFDRTANQNYLLLLPIETRTGELSLQQLRKQPERWVKHELDERDPEIMREVLAEVARVKSVPPQEARNLGFDEAMLEHDRNNPGNVLVPAWRNAQISIRHPLFERGLRILDTPGLNALGSEPELTISMLPRAHAVIFVLSADTGVTASDMTIWKEHIDTEHADHRAGRFAALNKIDVLWDDLQGEKHTREAIERVRSYTADHLGIRQHDVIPLSAKQGLIARVRRDADLFERANIGQLEQLIIKRILMHKEQLITQSLINDLLGMLQNSQAAMQTRLEALEEELEACSGATMDKEALGRLAERAQKDYDFYYKKLISLRSSRRLVDSQGKTLKGLVSEQRFEEHAEKIRASMSKSWTTAGMNRAMDHFFELLEADLTNLMSEGHLAEKMVGAIYRRYNEDTRARHLEPIPLRAGRHVIAIRELRKKARRFRISPKNLLTEQSLLVRRFFNVMVGEARTLHNRVRKDVERWPHEALLPIMQYSMEQKQLLEHQIRRLRDMVRSDRDGRAEREKLQATITDLRRQLELADAMQRQIRKPAPTLIQQKVVNISGVV from the coding sequence ATGAACCCGCAGGGAACTCTGTCGCAGCAGGTAGAGGCTTACCACAACTGGAAGAAGGAACTGATCCGGCAGATCGGGCGCTATCGCCTCTGGCTGCAGGACAACGACCTGTTTTCCGACGACATCAGCACCCGCATTCGAAACGGGCTCGAACTGCTCATCGAGGATGAGCTCACGATTGCCTTTGTCGGCGAGTACTCCAGGGGCAAGACCGAGCTCATCAATGCCCTGTTCTTCTCCGAGTATGGCCAGCGCATGCTGCCCTCCCAGGCCGGGCGAACCACCATGTGCCCGACCGAGCTGTTCTTTGACCGTACCGCCAACCAGAATTATCTGCTCCTGCTTCCGATCGAGACCCGCACCGGGGAACTGTCCCTGCAGCAGCTTCGCAAGCAGCCGGAACGCTGGGTCAAACACGAGCTCGACGAACGCGATCCGGAAATCATGCGGGAAGTCCTGGCCGAGGTTGCCCGGGTCAAGAGCGTGCCACCGCAAGAGGCCAGGAACCTGGGTTTCGACGAGGCCATGCTCGAGCATGACCGCAACAATCCCGGCAATGTTCTGGTACCGGCCTGGCGTAATGCCCAGATCAGCATCCGCCACCCCCTGTTCGAACGTGGTCTGCGCATTCTTGACACCCCGGGGCTGAACGCCCTGGGTTCCGAGCCGGAGCTCACCATCAGCATGCTGCCCAGGGCCCATGCGGTGATCTTTGTACTCAGCGCCGACACCGGTGTCACCGCCAGTGACATGACCATCTGGAAGGAACACATCGACACCGAGCACGCCGATCACCGCGCCGGCCGGTTTGCGGCGCTGAACAAGATCGATGTGCTATGGGACGACCTGCAAGGCGAAAAGCATACCCGGGAGGCCATCGAGCGGGTACGTAGCTACACCGCGGATCACCTGGGCATCCGTCAGCACGACGTCATTCCGCTGTCGGCCAAGCAGGGCCTGATTGCCCGTGTCCGCCGGGATGCCGACCTGTTCGAACGCGCCAACATCGGCCAGCTGGAACAGCTGATCATCAAACGCATCCTGATGCACAAGGAACAGCTGATCACCCAGAGTCTGATCAACGATCTGCTGGGCATGCTCCAGAACAGCCAGGCGGCCATGCAGACCCGGCTCGAGGCACTGGAAGAGGAACTCGAGGCCTGCTCCGGCGCCACCATGGACAAAGAGGCTCTGGGCAGGCTCGCGGAGCGGGCACAGAAAGACTATGACTTCTACTATAAGAAGCTCATCTCCCTTCGCTCCAGTCGCCGACTGGTGGATTCCCAGGGCAAGACGCTCAAGGGATTGGTCAGCGAGCAACGCTTCGAGGAACATGCCGAGAAAATCCGGGCGTCGATGTCGAAGAGCTGGACCACTGCCGGCATGAACCGCGCCATGGACCACTTTTTCGAACTGCTGGAGGCCGACCTCACCAACCTGATGAGCGAAGGCCACCTGGCAGAGAAGATGGTTGGCGCCATCTACCGGCGTTACAACGAAGATACCCGGGCCCGGCACCTGGAACCCATTCCACTGCGCGCCGGCCGGCATGTCATCGCCATCCGGGAGCTGCGCAAGAAAGCCAGGCGTTTCCGGATCAGCCCGAAAAACCTGCTGACCGAGCAATCCCTGCTGGTGCGACGCTTTTTCAACGTCATGGTTGGTGAGGCCCGTACCCTGCACAACCGGGTACGCAAGGATGTAGAACGCTGGCCCCACGAGGCCCTGCTCCCCATCATGCAGTATTCCATGGAGCAGAAGCAGCTGCTGGAACACCAGATCCGCCGGCTGCGGGACATGGTCAGGAGCGATCGGGACGGCCGGGCCGAACGGGAGAAACTTCAGGCCACCATCACCGACCTGCGTCGCCAGCTTGAGCTGGCCGATGCCATGCAGCGTCAGATTCGTAAACCGGCGCCAACCCTGATCCAGCAGAAGGTGGTGAATATTTCCGGGGTGGTCTAG
- a CDS encoding YggT family protein: MLADILITILLIASTFYLTIVLLRFLLQLARADFYNPISQFVVKATNPLLRPLRRFIPGWGGIDGAALVLAVMIQAITFFFILIALNGGIPAINPITLLVWAVLNVLSLIVKIYFWSVIAVVVVSWIAPQSGHPAIQLVAQITEPVMRPVRNVMPSMGGLDLSPIIVFLILNVISVVIDHMKLAAGLGSIGLGM, from the coding sequence ATGCTGGCAGACATCCTGATCACCATCCTGCTGATCGCGTCCACCTTTTACCTGACGATTGTGCTACTGCGTTTCCTGCTGCAGCTGGCCCGGGCCGATTTCTACAACCCGATTTCCCAGTTCGTGGTCAAGGCGACCAACCCGCTGTTACGCCCCCTTCGCCGCTTTATCCCGGGCTGGGGCGGCATCGACGGCGCCGCCCTGGTACTGGCGGTCATGATCCAGGCCATCACCTTCTTCTTCATCCTGATCGCACTCAACGGCGGCATCCCCGCGATCAACCCGATCACGCTGCTGGTCTGGGCGGTACTGAACGTGCTCAGCCTGATTGTGAAAATCTACTTCTGGTCGGTCATCGCGGTGGTGGTGGTGAGCTGGATTGCTCCCCAGAGCGGTCACCCGGCTATCCAGCTGGTTGCCCAGATCACCGAACCGGTCATGCGGCCCGTGCGCAATGTGATGCCATCCATGGGCGGCCTGGATCTGTCACCGATCATCGTGTTCCTGATTTTGAACGTGATCTCGGTTGTGATCGATCACATGAAACTGGCCGCCGGGCTGGGATCCATCGGACTGGGCATGTAA
- the proC gene encoding pyrroline-5-carboxylate reductase yields MSTSPTISFIGAGNMASAIIGGMLDNGYKAGDIWVSAPDDGHLQAIRKRFGVSVTTDNRYCAQQADMVVLAVKPQVMADVCRDIAPVVQNTRPLMVSIAAGLTADTLDEWLGGGLPMVRVMPNTPSLVGKGAAGLFANNHVKDDQKKMVQAVFESIGSALWVEDEKLLHGVTALSGSGPAYFFLMLEALEAAATEAGIEPATARELAIQTMAGAAEMAARSEHDPAQLKRNVMSPGGTTEQAINTFEEGGLRDLVKKAYGAAFKRSEEMAEELAGKQ; encoded by the coding sequence TTGAGCACATCGCCCACTATCTCGTTTATCGGAGCCGGCAACATGGCCAGCGCCATTATCGGTGGCATGCTGGACAACGGCTATAAAGCCGGTGATATCTGGGTCAGCGCCCCGGATGACGGTCATCTGCAGGCCATCCGCAAGCGCTTTGGCGTCAGCGTGACCACCGACAACCGCTACTGCGCCCAGCAGGCCGACATGGTCGTCCTGGCAGTCAAGCCCCAGGTCATGGCGGACGTTTGCCGTGATATTGCTCCAGTAGTGCAGAACACCCGCCCCCTGATGGTCTCCATTGCCGCCGGACTCACCGCCGACACTCTGGACGAATGGCTCGGCGGGGGGCTGCCCATGGTACGGGTGATGCCCAACACACCCTCGCTGGTGGGAAAAGGCGCTGCAGGCCTGTTCGCCAACAACCACGTGAAAGACGACCAGAAGAAGATGGTCCAGGCCGTGTTTGAAAGCATCGGTTCCGCCCTGTGGGTGGAGGACGAGAAACTGCTGCACGGGGTGACTGCCCTGTCCGGCAGTGGTCCCGCCTACTTCTTCCTGATGCTCGAAGCACTCGAGGCGGCGGCCACAGAAGCGGGCATTGAACCGGCCACCGCCCGGGAGCTGGCGATCCAGACCATGGCCGGCGCCGCTGAAATGGCCGCCCGTAGCGAGCACGACCCTGCCCAGCTCAAGCGCAATGTCATGTCCCCCGGCGGCACCACCGAGCAGGCAATCAATACCTTCGAGGAAGGCGGCCTGCGGGACCTGGTCAAGAAAGCCTACGGCGCCGCATTCAAGCGCTCGGAAGAAATGGCCGAAGAACTGGCCGGCAAACAGTAA
- a CDS encoding YggS family pyridoxal phosphate-dependent enzyme, translating to MSSIADNIGSVTRRIQKATLQAGRDPGSVRLLAVSKTRPPEDLREAFAAGQVAFGENYLQEALEKIEALDNLDGIEWHFIGPIQSNKTRQIAASFAWVHSVDRLKIARRLSEQRAPSLPPLNICLQVNIDEEDTKSGCTLEELPELVSAIGELPNLSLRGLMAIPDPDQPESELRSSFRKLANALKSLKQECPEAGPLDTLSMGMSDDLEMAIAEGATWVRIGTAVFGARPPKEPQS from the coding sequence ATGAGCAGCATAGCAGACAACATCGGGAGCGTAACCCGACGCATACAAAAAGCAACATTGCAGGCGGGGCGGGACCCCGGCAGTGTGCGCCTGTTGGCAGTAAGCAAGACCCGGCCGCCGGAAGACCTGCGTGAAGCCTTCGCTGCGGGCCAGGTTGCGTTTGGCGAAAACTACCTGCAGGAAGCCCTCGAGAAGATCGAGGCCCTGGACAATCTGGACGGCATCGAATGGCATTTTATCGGTCCGATTCAGTCCAACAAGACCCGGCAGATCGCCGCATCGTTTGCCTGGGTTCACAGTGTCGACCGCCTGAAGATCGCCCGCCGCCTCAGCGAGCAGCGTGCGCCGTCACTACCGCCCCTCAACATCTGTCTGCAGGTCAATATCGATGAGGAAGACACCAAGTCCGGCTGCACCCTGGAGGAGCTGCCTGAGCTGGTTTCGGCAATCGGCGAACTTCCCAACCTCAGCCTGCGGGGCCTGATGGCCATTCCGGATCCCGACCAGCCGGAATCAGAGCTCAGGTCCAGCTTCCGCAAACTGGCCAACGCTCTCAAATCCCTGAAGCAGGAATGTCCGGAGGCCGGCCCGCTGGACACCCTGTCCATGGGCATGTCCGATGACCTGGAAATGGCCATTGCCGAGGGCGCGACCTGGGTACGGATTGGCACCGCGGTGTTCGGAGCCCGGCCACCCAAGGAGCCCCAGAGCTGA
- a CDS encoding type IV pilus twitching motility protein PilT, translated as MDITELLAFSAKQGASDLHLSSGLPPMIRVDGDVRRINLPPMEHKEVHGLIYDIMNDKQRKDYEEFLETDFSFEVPGVARFRVNAFNQNRGAGAVFRTIPSKVLTMEDLGMGQVFKDISSVPRGLVLVTGPTGSGKSTTLAAMMDYINDTRYEHILTIEDPIEFVHESKKCLVNQREVHRDTLGFNEALRSALREDPDIILVGELRDLETIRLALTAAETGHLVFGTLHTTSAAKTIDRVVDVFPAEEKSMVRSMLSESLQAVISQTLMKKMGGGRVAAHEIMIGTPAIRNLIREDKIAQMYSAIQTGGSLGMQTLDQCLERLLQKGLVSREAARAKAKMPDNF; from the coding sequence ATGGATATTACTGAACTGCTTGCCTTTTCGGCCAAACAGGGTGCGTCCGATTTGCACCTTTCCTCTGGTTTGCCCCCCATGATTCGTGTCGACGGCGATGTACGCCGGATCAACCTGCCGCCGATGGAGCACAAAGAAGTGCACGGCCTGATCTACGACATCATGAACGACAAGCAGCGCAAGGATTACGAAGAATTTCTGGAAACCGACTTTTCCTTCGAGGTTCCCGGTGTCGCCCGTTTCCGTGTCAACGCATTTAACCAGAATCGCGGCGCCGGTGCCGTGTTCCGGACCATCCCCTCGAAAGTGCTCACCATGGAAGATCTGGGCATGGGCCAGGTTTTCAAGGATATCTCGTCCGTTCCCCGCGGGCTGGTGCTGGTGACCGGGCCCACCGGTTCCGGTAAATCCACCACGCTGGCGGCCATGATGGACTACATCAACGACACCCGCTATGAGCACATCCTCACCATCGAGGATCCGATCGAATTCGTGCACGAATCCAAGAAATGTCTGGTCAACCAGCGGGAAGTGCACCGGGACACCCTGGGCTTCAACGAGGCCCTGCGTTCGGCACTGCGGGAAGACCCGGACATCATCCTGGTGGGTGAGCTCCGGGATCTGGAAACCATCCGCCTGGCCCTGACCGCCGCGGAAACCGGTCACCTGGTATTCGGCACTCTGCACACCACCTCGGCGGCCAAGACCATCGACCGGGTGGTGGATGTGTTCCCGGCCGAGGAGAAGTCCATGGTCCGGTCCATGCTCTCCGAATCGCTGCAGGCGGTTATCTCCCAGACCCTGATGAAGAAGATGGGCGGCGGACGGGTTGCCGCGCACGAGATCATGATCGGTACCCCGGCCATCCGGAACCTGATCCGGGAAGACAAGATCGCCCAGATGTACTCCGCGATCCAGACCGGTGGCTCGCTCGGCATGCAGACCCTGGACCAGTGCCTCGAGCGGTTGCTGCAGAAAGGCCTCGTTTCCCGTGAGGCGGCGCGCGCCAAGGCGAAGATGCCGGATAACTTCTGA